The following proteins are encoded in a genomic region of Candidatus Desulfatibia profunda:
- a CDS encoding tetratricopeptide repeat protein, whose protein sequence is MKTRRLGLALLALFIFCFGACTANLEVRKNQEEAYRNLGETYLKEGDYTSALREFLKAEELYPNDPFLHDDLGLTYKAKGKPELAIKHFKKALELNPDYAPARNNLGTAYLAQKQWDLAIEQFKEVSQNLLYATPHYPLSNLGLAYYHKGEYDAAEKYYKEALDLEPKFIYAILGLARTYIAMGKISKAVTTLEPAIKDYPRFAPLYFDLARAYALSHDYKKAFEAYQKVIELSPDTALAREAQTEAQNLRR, encoded by the coding sequence ATGAAAACACGTCGGCTCGGTTTGGCATTGTTGGCACTTTTTATATTTTGTTTTGGGGCGTGCACTGCAAACCTGGAAGTTCGTAAGAATCAGGAAGAAGCATACAGAAATCTTGGTGAAACCTATTTAAAGGAAGGCGACTACACGTCGGCATTAAGGGAATTTTTGAAAGCGGAAGAGCTCTATCCGAATGATCCATTTCTTCATGACGATCTGGGGCTTACCTATAAGGCCAAGGGCAAACCGGAGCTGGCGATCAAGCATTTCAAAAAAGCGCTGGAACTAAATCCCGATTATGCTCCCGCCAGGAATAACCTGGGAACAGCCTATCTGGCCCAAAAACAATGGGACCTGGCGATTGAGCAATTCAAGGAGGTTTCCCAAAACCTTCTTTATGCAACGCCCCATTATCCCCTGTCCAATCTTGGACTGGCGTATTATCATAAAGGCGAGTATGACGCTGCTGAAAAATATTATAAAGAAGCCCTTGATTTAGAGCCCAAGTTCATCTATGCCATACTCGGACTTGCCCGAACGTACATCGCCATGGGCAAGATTTCAAAGGCCGTGACAACGCTCGAACCCGCCATTAAGGATTATCCGCGCTTCGCCCCCCTGTATTTCGATCTTGCTAGGGCCTATGCCTTATCACATGATTATAAAAAAGCATTCGAGGCCTATCAAAAGGTCATTGAACTGTCCCCGGATACCGCCCTGGCGCGGGAAGCCCAAACCGAAGCTCAGAATCTCAGAAGATAA
- the thrC gene encoding threonine synthase: MKPENFPENIRPYIIPDHSSALMYRCLGCDRTYGIEKLLYTCPDCGQLLLIYDLNFDRLKQIPGKIWQQIFDYRKMLTIPALKGIYLYHEFIGPVIPLDAVVYLGEGHTPVVEANAFMQEKAGVRFYFKNDGQNPSASFKDRGMASALSYLNFLVREHRVSDVLAICASTGDTSASAALYASFLQPRVKSAVLLPHKKVTPQQLSQPLGSGAAVFEIPGVFDDCMKVVEALSENYHVALLNSKNAWRILGQESYSFEIAQAFEYDLQNIVVVVPIGNAGNITAVMSGFLKFYETGVIQTLPKILGVQSEHANPVYRYYLEPDTDKRKFVPVIVKPSVAQAAMIGNPVSMPRVIHLVDIYNRMSGKQNVFFAQVTEQAIMDWELLANRNGHIACTHGGESLAGLVAARAQGIVEKNDIAVIDSTAHALKFSGFQEMYFQNSFPSEFNISPNPDYINAPVFIHPKDLEKVPAPGKPLKGDDFKQFVKRVSEEIARELNLNKVKKA; the protein is encoded by the coding sequence GTGAAACCTGAAAATTTTCCAGAAAATATAAGGCCTTATATCATTCCAGATCACAGCAGTGCCCTGATGTATCGTTGTCTGGGTTGTGATCGCACCTACGGTATTGAAAAGTTGCTCTATACCTGTCCGGATTGCGGGCAGCTGCTTCTTATCTATGACTTAAACTTCGACCGTCTGAAGCAGATTCCGGGCAAGATCTGGCAGCAGATTTTCGATTATCGTAAAATGCTCACAATCCCTGCCCTGAAGGGCATCTATCTGTATCATGAATTCATCGGCCCGGTTATACCGCTTGATGCCGTGGTCTATCTCGGAGAAGGGCATACCCCGGTTGTTGAAGCCAATGCTTTTATGCAGGAAAAAGCCGGTGTCAGATTTTATTTTAAAAATGACGGCCAAAATCCGAGTGCTTCTTTTAAAGACCGGGGGATGGCAAGCGCCTTGAGTTATCTGAACTTTTTGGTCAGGGAGCACCGGGTTTCCGACGTCCTGGCTATCTGCGCTTCAACAGGGGACACGTCAGCGTCCGCCGCATTATACGCCTCTTTTCTTCAGCCTCGTGTTAAATCGGCAGTGCTTCTTCCGCACAAGAAGGTTACACCCCAACAGCTTTCCCAGCCCTTGGGAAGCGGTGCGGCTGTGTTCGAAATTCCCGGCGTGTTTGACGACTGCATGAAGGTCGTGGAAGCTCTGTCGGAAAACTACCATGTTGCCCTTCTGAATTCCAAGAACGCCTGGCGCATATTGGGACAGGAGTCCTATTCTTTTGAAATTGCTCAAGCGTTTGAATATGACCTGCAAAACATAGTGGTCGTTGTCCCCATTGGCAACGCCGGAAATATTACCGCCGTTATGAGTGGATTTTTGAAATTTTATGAAACAGGTGTCATTCAAACTTTACCGAAAATTTTAGGTGTCCAGTCGGAGCATGCCAATCCTGTTTATCGCTATTATCTGGAGCCTGATACGGATAAGAGAAAGTTTGTTCCGGTGATCGTCAAGCCCAGCGTGGCTCAGGCCGCCATGATCGGCAACCCGGTTTCAATGCCGAGGGTCATCCATCTGGTAGATATATATAACCGCATGTCCGGCAAACAGAACGTCTTTTTTGCCCAAGTGACGGAGCAGGCCATCATGGATTGGGAACTTTTGGCCAACCGCAACGGACATATCGCCTGTACCCATGGCGGCGAATCGTTGGCCGGCCTTGTTGCCGCCCGGGCTCAAGGGATTGTCGAAAAAAATGATATTGCCGTCATCGATTCAACCGCGCACGCCTTGAAATTTTCCGGTTTTCAGGAGATGTATTTTCAAAATAGTTTCCCATCAGAATTTAACATTTCCCCAAATCCGGATTATATCAATGCCCCGGTATTTATCCATCCAAAAGATCTTGAAAAGGTCCCGGCTCCGGGAAAACCGTTAAAGGGAGATGATTTCAAACAGTTTGTCAAGCGTGTCTCCGAAGAGATTGCAAGGGAATTGAATCTTAATAAGGTTAAAAAAGCATGA